In one window of Penaeus monodon isolate SGIC_2016 chromosome 36, NSTDA_Pmon_1, whole genome shotgun sequence DNA:
- the LOC119595587 gene encoding cytochrome P450 2L1-like: MWAPLLDGHQRMNRFNHYEVSSPVAITCNQQAWIRGGRVLLHYWVSRPRGKPPGPMVIPYLGSRPVFNVDHVQKMHKIYGDIFKAELGPHKFIFLCSNKLIKEALAKAEFADRPQLEMLHFLTDGQEAGVIMSNGKRWQNARRFLLRNLRDLGMGKTYLEESILVEARALVKDFRSYAGTPCHTPESLNVAVLNIIWQMVANKRYDLHDKEVLEPITILRSIDSSSKALLIEFIPWLRKLLPEFVKEKLLTGIMKKIKNSIVTLLKDTIDSHRATLDPANPRDVIDEYLIAIDEKSEIAEYFSELDLMRIIFDLFAAGFDTTANTLRWIILYMARFPEVQRRVQQQIDEVVPRDTLPSYQHKSRLPLLEATIQEVLRASSMIHNGVQRAAQTDTYLAGYFIPKGSWVFGCSGICHMDSRYWEEPQEFRPERFLDQEGKVKTPKEGLIPFGSGRRSCLGEALSRMELYIFSAALLQNFTFSPPAGIEVDLEANSKQPSARLSKEQNIVISIRE; this comes from the exons ATGTGGGCACCCTTATTGGATGGGCACCAACGTATGAACCGCTTTAACCACTATGAAGTTAGTAGTCCTGTCGCCATTACTTGCAACCAGCAG GCCTGGATTCGCGGGGGGAGGGTTCTGCTTCACTATTGGGTTTCCCGACCTCGGGGAAAGCCACCAG GCCCGATGGTCATACCATACCTTGGCTCCAGGCCTGTCTTCAATGTCGACCATGTGCAGAAGATGCACAAAATATATGGTGATATATTTAA GGCGGAACTAGGGCCGCACAAGTTTATATTCCTTTGTAGCAACAAACTTATCAAGGAAGCGTTGGCAAAGGCTGAGTTTGCTGATCGTCCCCAATTAGAAATGTTACATTTTCTAACCGATGGACAAGAGGCAG GTGTCATAATGAGCAACGGCAAGCGATGGCAGAACGCTCGGAGGTTCCTGCTGCGCAACCTTCGCGATCTCGGGATGGGAAAGACCTACCTGGAGGAGAGCATCTTGGTGGAGGCCAGAGCGCTGGTCAAGGACTTCAGATCCTACGCAGGAACGCCTTGTCACACGCCGGAGTCGCTCAATGTTGCCGTCTTGAACATCATCTGGCAGATGGTCGCAA ACAAGCGCTACGATCTCCACGACAAGGAGGTGCTCGAACCCATCACCATCTTAAGGTCCATCGACTCGTCCTCAAAGgctttgttgattgagttcatccCTTGGCTGAGGAAACTGCTGCCAGAATTCGTGAAGGAAAAATTACTGACAGGCATCATGAAGAAGATCAAAAACAGCATAGTGACTTTGTTGAAG GACACGATAGATTCTCACAGAGCCACCCTCGACCCGGCCAACCCGCGTGACGTCATCGATGAATATTTGATAGCCATAGACGAAAAGAGCGAAATTGCTGAGTACTTCAGTG AGCTGGATCTGATGAGGATCATCTTCGACTTGTTCGCCGCGGGCTTTGACACGACGGCCAACACCCTGCGCTGGATCATCCTCTACATGGCCAGGTTCCCCGAAGTGCAGCGCCGCGTCCAACAGCAGATCGACGAGGTTGTTCCGCGCGACACTTTGCCCTCATACCAGCACAAGAGTCG GCTGCCATTACTCGAAGCGACGATCCAGGAGGTTCTTCGTGCGTCGTCCATGATTCACAACGGAGTCCAACGCGCAGCTCAAACTGATACTTACCTGGCAGGCTACTTCATTCCGAAG GGGTCGTGGGTGTTCGGGTGTTCGGGAATATGCCACATGGACTCACGCTACTGGGAAGAACCACAAGAGTTCCGACCCGAGCGGTTCCTCGACCAAGAAGGGAAAGTCAAAACGCCAAAGGAGGGACTCATACCCTTTGGTTCAG GACGAAGGAGCTGTCTTGGAGAGGCTCTTTCAAGGATGGAACTGTACATCTTCTCGGCAGCCCTTCTGCAGaacttcactttctctcctccagCGGGCATCGAGGTCGACCTAGAAGCCAACTCCAAGCAACCCTCTGCACGTCTGTCTAAAGAACAAAATATTGTCATTAGCATCAGAGAGTGA